The genomic interval GTCAATTTTTTATGATTTTGGCCAAAATTAGACTTAAAAAAATATTTTCCCAGTTTAACGAAACAAAAAATAAATTTTATATGGACGAATAGAGCGAAAATAAAGATTTTCCATGGCTACCGATTAACTTTAAGTCGCGCTTAAAAAAACTCGCTTGTTTTAGGATTAGAAATACATTGTATGAGTATAAATTTTTATAAAAAGTGTTTTTAATATGAGGTAAATATATATGAAAGGCATAATTCTAGCCGGCGGAAGCGGCACAAGACTTTATCCTGTTACATTGTCGGTATGTAAACAGCTTTTGCCTGTTTATGACAAACCGATGATTTATTATCCGCTGTCGGTGTTGATGCTTGCAGGGATAAGAGAAATTCTTATTATTTCCACCCCTCAGGACCTGCCGAGATTTAAGGAAATATTCCGCGATGGAAGCCAGTTAGGTTTGAAGTTTTCATATAAGGAACAGTTAAATCCGAACGGTCTGGCGGAGGCATTTATTCTTGGGGAGGAATTTATAGGCAAAAGCAGTGTTTGTCTTGTTCTTGGTGATAATATATTTTACGGCCATAATCTGACGGAATTGCTGCGTAAAGCCTCAAATAATGTCGGTGAAAAAGGCGGGGCTGTAATTTTGGGATATTATGTAAATGACCCTGAAAGGTATGGAGTCGCTGAATTTGATAAAAAAGGAAAGGTTGTCTCGATAGAAGAAAAACCAAAAGTTCCAAAATCCAATTACGCGGTAACCGGTCTTTATTTTTATGATAACGAAGTCGTAAAAATAGCGAAAAATCTTAAGCCCTCGGAAAGAGGCGAATTGGAAATAACGGATGTCAATAGAAAATACCTGCAAAGGGAAAAACTCAGTGTTGAATTACTGGGGAGGGGTTACGCGTGGCTTGACACGGGCACGCATGAGAGCCTCTCAGACGCGAGTCTATTTATTAAAGCGATCGAAGACAGGCAGGGATTGAAGGTGGCCTGTATAGAAGAAATAGCTTATATTCTGGGATATATATCGAAAAAAGATTTACTCAAACTTGCCGAGCCTCTTAAGAAAAATCAATATGGTAATTATCTTATAAATTTGACAACCAAGAATTTTTGACTGCCAGGCTACAGGTAAACAAAAGTGCGCAATAAATTCTCTCCTTTTTTGCCCAAAATAGTGTTGACAAATTTGTCTTATTTTGTGATAATTATAAGAAAAGGAGAAAAAATGGCAAAAATAAATATTTCAATGTCAGATGACATCTTAGCAGAAATAGAGAATAAGCGGAAAGAAAAACATTTGACCCGGTCAGGTTTTTTACGCAAGGCCTTTGAGTCCTATATTCGTGTTTTGGAAGATGAAAAACTGGAAGAAGAAAAAAAAAGAGGGATTGAGAAAGCAATTGAACTTCAAAATGAGATTCGAGAAAAGGTAGGTGAATATGATTTTGCTGAAGATCTAAGAAAATGGAGAGAAGGCCGTAAATGAAGCTTTTGAAAAGATTAACTTATGTGTTAGATGCTTCCGTGATTTTAAAATGGCATACAAAAGAAAATGAAAAAAACATTGAGAACGCATACAGGCTTAGAGAGGATTTCAGAACCAGAAAAATAGAGATAATAGCTCCTGAATTGCTGATTTATGAGGTGGCTAATGTCCTTCGTTATAAAAGCGCATTGGAAGAAAAACTGATTTTAAACGCGATAACAGGTATCTATGAAATGAGAATTTTGAGGCCGGCAAACGAGGATGTTATGAAAGAAGCTGTCAGACTGGCGCGTAAATATGATATCACCGTTTATGATTCTGCTTACATAAGTCTCGCGAATAATTTCGGTTGTTCTTTAATTACCGCTGATAAAAAACTTTTAGAGAAGATTGGTTTACTTTCTAATATTCTGTTTTTAAATAAGTATTAATTCTATAGAAGGCCAATAATGAATCCAGCCCTTTCTAAGATAAAGGAGAAAATGAGGGACTGGAAAAAATAGTTTATATTACAGGAGGGAGATCTGGGTGAATTTTATAAAAACGGAAATACCGGATGTTTTTATCATAGAGCCTAAAGTTTATTTTGATGAAAGAGGATATTTTTTTGAAAGCTATAAGGCCTCTTTATTTGAAAGAAACATCGGAAAAATAAATTTCGTGCAGGATAACGAATCAAAGTCGACTTACGGTATTGTTAGAGGACTGCATTATCAAATCCCGCCTTTCACCCAAAGCAAGCTTGTAAGGGTTATTAAAGGAAAGATATTGGATGTTGCCGTGGACATCAGAAAAGGCTCTCCCACGTTTTCAAAATACGTTGCGATCGAGCTCAGCGAAACAAACAAGAAACAATTATTCGTCCCGAGGGGGTTTGCTCACGGCTTCGCGGTTTTGAGCGATGAATGCATTGTGGCCTATAAGGCTGATAATTATTATTCGCCGGAATCCGAAAAAGGGGTACAGTTTGATGACAAAACTTTAAATATCGACTGGAAAATAAACAAAAACGATATAATTGTCTGCAAAAGAGACAGTAATTTTCCCTCTCTCGATAATGCTGAGATTTTTGATTACAGCGCAAAATCATACGAATAAATTGTGTGCATTGAAAATTAAATTAAGGGAGTAAATAAGATGAAAACGATTCTAATAACGGGTGGCTGTGGTTTTATAGGAAGCAATTTCGTCCCGTATTTTATCGAAAAATACCAGGATTATTTTTTAATTAACCTTGATAAGCTGACATACGCCGGTGATCCTGAAAATTTAAAGGAAATAGAAGGGCACCCGCGATATAAATTTGTCCAGGGCGATATTTGTGACGGTAAGCTGGTGAAATCCCTGTTTGAGGAGTTTGATGTTAAGGGAGTCATTCACTTTGCCGCCGAATCCCATGTGGACAATTCCATAGAAGGTCCGGAAGTTTTTGTGCGGACTAATGTATTAGGGACTTTTACGTTAATCGACACGGCAAGAAGCCATTGGATGGCGGGGCCGTTCGAATATAAGCCTTCGTGTGAAAATACGCGGTTTCATCATATATCGACCGACGAAGTTTACGGGACGCTCGGAGAAACGGGATATTTTACCGAAGAAACGCCTTATCGCCCCAACAGCCCGTACTCCGCAAGCAAGGCATCGAGCGACATGGTTGTCAGGAGTTATTTTCACACATATGGATTGAATACCGTAATAACAAATTGTTCTAATAATTACGGCCCCAAACAACATAAGGAAAAACTTATTCCCGTCATTATAAGAGCGGCGGTAAACGGGAAACCAATTCCTATTTATGGCGATGGTAAAAATATCAGAGACTGGCTGTATGTTCTTGACCATTGCAAGGGGATTGATCTCGCCTTTCACAAAGGAGAAAAAGGCGAAACTTACAACATCGGCGGAAAAAATGAGAAAACGAATATTTATATCGCGGGAAAAATCTGTGATGTTTTAGATATGCTTTACCCTGTAGCGATAAGTTACAGGGACTTGATAACATTCGTAAAAGACAGGCCCGGCCATGACAAAAGGTATGCGATAGACACGGCAAAAATAGAGACAAAACTCGGGTGGAGAGCAGAAGAAAATTTTGAAAGCGGGATTGTTAAAACAATAAACTGGTATTTGAAAAACTGGGGAATTATTTAATTTAACAATTAGTGCCGATTATGGAAAAATCTGTCAGTATTGTAATTGCAAATTGGAATGGCGAAAAGGTCATTGTAAAATGTCTTGATTCGTTGAAAGAGGCATGTCGTTTTTACAGCGGCCAGGTTGAAATAATTGTGGTTGATGATGAGAGCAGCGATGGAAGCAGGGATATTATTAAAAGCAGTTATCCTGAAATTAAATTGATAGTAAATGAAAAAAATAAAGGTTTTGGAGAAACGTCAAACCGCGGCATTAGAGAGGGTAAAAATGCTGTAGTCATTTTGCTGAATAATGATGTTGAAGTGGAAAAAAATTTTATAAGCCCCCTGGTTTCTCATTTTGAAGATACTTCTGTTTTCGCGGTAAGCTGCCGATCTTTTTTTCATGACAGGAAAACCTTTAACGAGGGCAGGAAAGTGCCCAGGTTTACCCGCGGGTTTATCAGGTTTCCATCTTTATCCAATAGAGAACCTGCAGATGATTTGATTAAAAAAACAAAAACTTTTTATTCCTTTTACGCAGTCGGCGGGCATTGCGCTTATTCACGCGATAAATTTCTGGAACTGGAAGGGTTTAATCCGCTGTACTATCCGTTTTATTGGGAGGATGTGGATATCTGTTACAGGGCGTGGAAGAGAGGCTGGAGAACCATTTATGAGCCGAAGAGTGTTGTTTATCACGGTCCGCACGGGGTAATTAAGGAAAAGAATAGAAATCATTATGTGAAAACGATAATGAACCGCAACAGGATTTTGCTTGTATGGAAGAACTGCGAGGCAGGGACTATTTTTCTTTATCACTTTTTCCCGCTTGTTTGGAAACTGGTTACTTATCTTTTTATTTTGGATTTTGATTTTTATCGTTCTTTTGTTATGGCAGTTAGAGAAATTCAATGTGTCCAAAAGGAAAGAAAAAAAGAAAAAAAAATTATTGCCGTGACCGATAAAGAGATATTCCGGTCCTGTGCCGAAATGCTATAGTGTGCCAGCTTAGTGTCAGGAAACAACCTTTC from bacterium carries:
- the rfbA gene encoding glucose-1-phosphate thymidylyltransferase RfbA, which gives rise to MKGIILAGGSGTRLYPVTLSVCKQLLPVYDKPMIYYPLSVLMLAGIREILIISTPQDLPRFKEIFRDGSQLGLKFSYKEQLNPNGLAEAFILGEEFIGKSSVCLVLGDNIFYGHNLTELLRKASNNVGEKGGAVILGYYVNDPERYGVAEFDKKGKVVSIEEKPKVPKSNYAVTGLYFYDNEVVKIAKNLKPSERGELEITDVNRKYLQREKLSVELLGRGYAWLDTGTHESLSDASLFIKAIEDRQGLKVACIEEIAYILGYISKKDLLKLAEPLKKNQYGNYLINLTTKNF
- a CDS encoding ribbon-helix-helix protein, CopG family; amino-acid sequence: MAKINISMSDDILAEIENKRKEKHLTRSGFLRKAFESYIRVLEDEKLEEEKKRGIEKAIELQNEIREKVGEYDFAEDLRKWREGRK
- a CDS encoding type II toxin-antitoxin system VapC family toxin: MKLLKRLTYVLDASVILKWHTKENEKNIENAYRLREDFRTRKIEIIAPELLIYEVANVLRYKSALEEKLILNAITGIYEMRILRPANEDVMKEAVRLARKYDITVYDSAYISLANNFGCSLITADKKLLEKIGLLSNILFLNKY
- the rfbC gene encoding dTDP-4-dehydrorhamnose 3,5-epimerase, with the translated sequence MNFIKTEIPDVFIIEPKVYFDERGYFFESYKASLFERNIGKINFVQDNESKSTYGIVRGLHYQIPPFTQSKLVRVIKGKILDVAVDIRKGSPTFSKYVAIELSETNKKQLFVPRGFAHGFAVLSDECIVAYKADNYYSPESEKGVQFDDKTLNIDWKINKNDIIVCKRDSNFPSLDNAEIFDYSAKSYE
- the rfbB gene encoding dTDP-glucose 4,6-dehydratase, giving the protein MKTILITGGCGFIGSNFVPYFIEKYQDYFLINLDKLTYAGDPENLKEIEGHPRYKFVQGDICDGKLVKSLFEEFDVKGVIHFAAESHVDNSIEGPEVFVRTNVLGTFTLIDTARSHWMAGPFEYKPSCENTRFHHISTDEVYGTLGETGYFTEETPYRPNSPYSASKASSDMVVRSYFHTYGLNTVITNCSNNYGPKQHKEKLIPVIIRAAVNGKPIPIYGDGKNIRDWLYVLDHCKGIDLAFHKGEKGETYNIGGKNEKTNIYIAGKICDVLDMLYPVAISYRDLITFVKDRPGHDKRYAIDTAKIETKLGWRAEENFESGIVKTINWYLKNWGII
- a CDS encoding glycosyltransferase family 2 protein: MEKSVSIVIANWNGEKVIVKCLDSLKEACRFYSGQVEIIVVDDESSDGSRDIIKSSYPEIKLIVNEKNKGFGETSNRGIREGKNAVVILLNNDVEVEKNFISPLVSHFEDTSVFAVSCRSFFHDRKTFNEGRKVPRFTRGFIRFPSLSNREPADDLIKKTKTFYSFYAVGGHCAYSRDKFLELEGFNPLYYPFYWEDVDICYRAWKRGWRTIYEPKSVVYHGPHGVIKEKNRNHYVKTIMNRNRILLVWKNCEAGTIFLYHFFPLVWKLVTYLFILDFDFYRSFVMAVREIQCVQKERKKEKKIIAVTDKEIFRSCAEML